TTAAGAAGTGACTAAAAGTGCACCATTTGAGCAAATACTGTGGACTATTAGTGCTCCAGCTAAAACAAGTTGCATAAGtttaaaaagcaaaagaatatatccaaataattaattcatctgACGTTCTATATTTAGTTAcaaaatttcacaaaatataTATGCCTCAAAATGAGAGATTTGATTTGTAACCCTTttgcaaaattatttttaattttatgtcgATCGTTATTTTTATACATTAGAAATTTAAATAGGTTatttattctattcaatttGTCATTAGATATAAGAGATCATTTTGTCAAAACTCTCGACGATACGTCATAATATTGTATAAGTGGATTGTTTATGGAGTACTTATATAGCACAAAAATGAAATGTACCGTTTGAAAATATTCTAATtacattcaaaaaaaaaaaactaaatcaaaatTGAACGAGATATGGACCATCCTTTAGCATTATTATATTCTATATATAAGTTCCAATAACTTTGTGACTActaaggaaaattctcaaaacaaataataatataaaaataaacccTACAAAAAAAACATTTAAGTTTGAGAATGAAAAACCCTTTTCAAAGTATTCCCAAATCTATATGATCCTTCGAAAAGGAATAATGCAAATTGGCCctttttttaaaggaaaaaaaatgttataGTAGAATAGATAAGATTTTTTCATCTTAAATTAATCTCGGATAAAGATTCTAGTAGGACGTTCTTCTCTTTTTAATGAACCTTATGCACAAATTTTAATCGATTAGCCAAAATCCTAATACAAGCAACTAATACcgaaaaccaaaaccaaaaacaTGCTCATACTAGACTTGACCATTGACCATATATGCTTGGCAAAAGAAGAATAAAAGTATGATTTTTTCCCCCTATATCATTGCCacaaaacatgacttaaaaagTAGTAATTGTCACACTCTCTTTTTCCAAATAATGTCTTTGCCATAGGTGTAGGATCCTCCTATTATAAAAATTatgctcaatttttttttcacaagtcctcattaagtaatttttacGGTCGTTTGGTCGGAAACAAGTTAATTCTGAATTACTTGTCTCGAGAAAAGTTATTCACTATGTATATAAGATAACTTATCTCATCACTAATGTATAAATGGTGAAATAAATAATCTAAAATTACCTCCAACTAAATGcagaataaaataatcctaCATTTTATCTAGAGATTATTATACCTTATATCTTACACCAAATCACTCTAAACAAAATTCAATACAATTGACAGTTCATCTTGTGAAGGGTGAAATCAAATCTTAACTATTCCTTTTTAttcgttttaatttatatggCATAATTTAATTATGGTATGAATTTTACTTTagttaaaatgattttactaaaatatattaatttttatatagctataaactttttaaatttgtgATCTTAAATATATCTTTATATATAGCTATAAAATTTTGTCAGTGAACGTTAAATGAGAagttcaagtttttttttaaaaaaataaaaataagtcattattttgaaaataaaataataataataacaataataaatagtGTCAATCTTTTAGGAACGAGGTAGAGTAAATTCGAGGAACATGGAAATTGTGATAACTTTtgcttcaaaaaataaattttgcaaTAATGTGTCAAATTTCAGTAACTAAGATTTTTTGATTGATCTCGTAGGAGAAATAAATGACTTTGTTGATAATGCGGAAAATGGTGTGGAGAAACATCATTAAAGGAATTTGGAGCTTCATGCGCATTTTGTATTCAATAAATATGATACACTTAGTGATATCATTGACATTCTTATACAACTTGAAGCGTGTGATACTAAATTCGTAAATTACTAATCTCCAACATAATTGCAATCTTATTTAAGTTTGAAGAAATTAAAGCAAGATTGAATGTTCCAAAgtactttaaaatttaaaatgttaCTTTCTCCGTtccaaaataatttaattattggaATATGACACAcatcttaagaaaaaaaaacaaagacatAAATtaatcatgttttttttttcatttttgcccTTTACAAACTCCATGCTAGCTctcaatatttatttaattcatttttggaattcaaccttgaaatttaattatgaaggataaaattgaaaaaaaaatcaacatctATCTTAAAAAGCgaaaaattcaattattttgaaaagtaaaaaatatccAACAATTCAATTAACTTTAATGTAGATAATAATTTGTTTTGAGTTAAATTTGAAGTTATATGGTTAAATATGTAATTTCATCAAACTAACGGGATCTAACTGTAAATACTCAAAAAAGTCTTCATTTTTTATCTGCTCCATTTTTCCCAGAAGAAACAGAGAAGCAAACATGGCTGCTGCTGCTTCTTCTTCAGTGGCTCTCAGTTTCCTTTACCAAAACCCCATTAAAGTTGCACCCTCAATTCCAAAGAGTTTTTCTCCTTACTCAAAACCCATATTCCCATCTATTGCGAGCTTTTATTCTGCAATTCCCCGTTTGGATTACAGcaatttcaagaaaatcaatCCCTGCCTTCATTGCAGTAATCTTCCTACTGCTTCCACAAATAATACTCAATACGAGGTAATTTTGTGTTCATTAAGTACATGAATACTTTAATCATAGACCCATTTGGCTGCTTCGCAAAATTCATCTGCTTTTGGGGAAAATTTTATTTACCTTTTTTGCCACTGCCATACGCAACGTATCATTATGTTCAATCAAATAGTACCAGATAAATTATACTCTgcccgtttcaatttgtttgggcTACTTTCATTTTTAGATAAAAGAatgacttttttctttttagctaAACGTTCAATTTCAACTTTTggttataaaattcaaaaattttctttattttcttaaatttcgtaACAAGTCAAAATTaatcaaacaaattgaaacggaggaaAAGTGACTATGTTTGTGTCCTTTGCATTTGGTAGTAAActcttaggggtcgtttggccTAAGGAATAAACATAAATAATCCtgggataaaaaaataatcgTTTGACAAAATTTTGGTTTCTTATTTGGTTGGCAAGTTTGTATAATTTATCTCACCATTTATACCATAGTGATGGGATATATCCCTAACTAATCCCAAGATAATTAATCATGCGATAACTTGTTTCCAACCAAAAGAGCCCTTAGAGACCGTTTGGTTGGTGAAATAAGCATATTTAATCACCGCATAAAATTCGAGACTAATTACTATGTACATTGTTTGGTTACTTGTTTTCTTCTTGCCATAAGAATCTATGCATTATTTAATGCAAGTTAGAATGTAGAATAAGTCCAtggattaaaataaaaataggaaggatattttctttgacaataGCCAATTAAGAAATAATCTCCGCATTATAGTAAACACACTACTAATCCTTGAATTATAATCTCTACATAACTTGTATTTCAACCAAACGACCCTGCAATGTAGTATGAGTTCCATGTTAACTTTTTTAATCTAAATTTGCTCTTATTGAGAAATGAGAATGAATTAGCTTCTCTTTAATGACCCAAACTTATTGCAGTTTTCAGATGGCTCTTCAGATGTGGAGTTGAGATTAGAACTTGGGCAGGGAGATATAACTCCTAAGGACATATGTGTAGATGCAAATGAGAGCTCATTAGCAATTAGAGTACAGCAATCTGGAATCATTCAGACTCTCATGGAAACCAGTACTTTGTATGAGAAAATAAAGCCTGCAGAGACGATATGGTGAATATAAGCATAATTTTACTGAACTTGTTATATCCTTGTGCAACGTATGCTGAAATAAATCTTTTTGTGTAGGTACATAGATGAAGATCAATTAGTAATTAGCTTGAAGAAGCAAAACTCCGAGTTGAAGTGGCCTGACATCGTGGAGTCTTGGGAGTCCCTAAGTGCTGGAATTACACAACTCCTTAGAGGAACATCAATACACTTAGTTGGGGAATCAACTGAAATCAACCAGAGGATTGCTCGAGAATTGGCTGTTGGACTAGGGTATGTTCCTCACTTTCATGAGTAAACGAGAATGCTGCATAGAGTGATGGAGCTACAGTATTCTTATATGCCATATATTAGTCCTCTTTCACCGAACCTAGGTGAAAGAAGATGTATGAATCATGATAAAAAGCCTGAATAGTGGTTTCCTTCTTCCACATTCATCATTGTCCTTTTACATTAAACTACACAATTTCCTCTTTCCCCTTGCACCCTCGGGGATTCTTGCTTGCTGCTTTAGTCAATATCTTCTAAAAATTTTGTTCAACTCTTATGGTGGCTAGGTACACTCCACTTAGTACAAAGGAGTTGCTAGAAGCATATACCAAGCAATCAATGGAATCATGTGAGTTAcatccattttttttttcacaGAAGAAGATAAGTATTGTTAAACAATTAGTTTTACAAGGAAGAACAATAGAAAAATAAGTGTTTACAAGGAAGAACAGAATATTCATAACTGCACAATGATAAAGCAAATAACTACAGGCAAGAGATAAAACAAATATTGGGGCATCCCAATTTGTTTTGAGCATTGTTTGTGTGAATGATGCTCACTGGAACATTTTATTTACTTTCTCACACATCTAAAGGCATAGTAGCTCTTTGTTTGCCTTCactttaaaatttcttctttcctttattcAATTGTTCTCTAACCGATTCCAGGGGTTAATGAGGAGGGGTCTGATGCTGTAGCAGAAGCAGAAAGTGCTATACTAGAGAGTCTGAGTAGGTATTCGCTTTGTCTTGCATACCTTACTCAATTTACTTGGTACTGGAAGTAGAAATGTATTTATATTTGATTCTTGTTTTAGCCATGCTCGTGCTGTTATTGCAACCTTAGGAGGGAAGAAAGGCGCTGCTGGAAGAGTAAACCAATGGAGGCATCTTTTTGCTGGATTTACAGTCTGGCTTTCCCTTTCTCAAGCCACAGGTTAGGAAACTAAGCTCTCTCTCCCCATCATTTTAATGTACAGTATGTTTTACAAGCCTATCTATTGTTATATTGCTCTTTTTGTCCGTCCATGTGTTTCCAATCCCCTTCTTTAGATAGTCAAGGAGTGATACAGTACATATTTATTAATACAACTATGTTTTACAAGCCTGTCTATTGTTTTATTGCTCTTTTCTGTCCGTCCATTGTTTCCAATCTCCTTCTTTAGATAGTCGAGGAGTGACACAATACATATTTATTAAtagaattttttattatttttttttttttgggggggggggggggggggcagcAAGGAATGGAGAA
The genomic region above belongs to Solanum dulcamara chromosome 5, daSolDulc1.2, whole genome shotgun sequence and contains:
- the LOC129890736 gene encoding probable inactive shikimate kinase like 2, chloroplastic yields the protein MDSAPSFSVGLTQLNKNQGILISLGSDSSWEGYDKSKSSVQHAPKEAEKKIEGVTTRPNLPKILIRNREANMAAAASSSVALSFLYQNPIKVAPSIPKSFSPYSKPIFPSIASFYSAIPRLDYSNFKKINPCLHCSNLPTASTNNTQYEFSDGSSDVELRLELGQGDITPKDICVDANESSLAIRVQQSGIIQTLMETSTLYEKIKPAETIWYIDEDQLVISLKKQNSELKWPDIVESWESLSAGITQLLRGTSIHLVGESTEINQRIARELAVGLGYTPLSTKELLEAYTKQSMESWVNEEGSDAVAEAESAILESLSSHARAVIATLGGKKGAAGRVNQWRHLFAGFTVWLSLSQATDEESAKEEAKRNMQDSGRGYSNAEVVVKLGGWDPNYSKAVAQAVLSALKRLILADKDLPGKKSLYIRLGCRGDWPDIKPPGWDPSTSPDASSRSS